DNA from Stutzerimonas decontaminans:
AAGCTGCTCAATCTGGTCGATCTGGCCGACGTCTACATGACCTTCTTCCTTCCCGAGCGCCAGGCCGGCCGAGTGGCGATGGGCAGCGAGGTGCGCCTGGTGATCGATGCAGCGCCGCAGTACGTGATTCCGGCCAAGGTCACCTACGTCGCCAGCGTCGCGCAGTTCACGCCGAAAACCGTAGAGACCGAGAGCGAGCGCGAAAAGCTGATGTTCCGCGTCAAGGCACGCATCGACCCGGAGCTGCTGAGAAAGCACATGGAGCAGGTCAAGACCGGGCTGCCGGGCATGGCCTATCTGAAGCTCGACGCTGAGGCCGAGTGGCCGGCGCACCTGCAGATCAATGTCGGCTCATGAGCCAGTCGCTCGCGCCTGTGGCGCAAGTGGAAGGGGTCAGCCTGGAGTACGGCAAGACTCGCGCGCTGGACGACCTCAGCCTGTCCCTGCCGGCGCGCTGCATGGTCGGCCTGATCGGGCCGGACGGGGTCGGCAAATCCAGCCTGCTGGCGCTGATAGCCGGTGCGCGCAAGTTGCAGCAGGGCCATGTGCAGGTGCTCGACGGCGACATGGCCGATGCCGGCCACCGCCGCGCCGTCTGCCCGCGCATCGCCTATATGCCGCAGGGGCTGGGCAAGAACCTGTATCCGACGCTGACGGTGTTCGAGAACCTCGAGTTCTTCGGCCGGCTGTTCGGCCAGGACGCCGAGGAACGGCACTGGCGCATCGCCGAACTGACCCGCAGCACCGGCCTTGGCCCCTTCGTCGACCGCCCGGCGGGCAAGCTCTCCGGTGGCATGAAGCAGAAGCTCGGCCTCTGCTGCGCACTGATCCATGACCCCGACCTACTGATCCTCGACGAGCCCACCACCGGCGTCGACCCGCTGTCGCGCGCGCAATTCTGGGAGCTGATCGAGCGCATCCGCGGCGAGCGCCCGCAGATGAGCGTGCTGGTCGCCACCGCCTATATGGACGAGGCGCAGCGCTTCGATCATCTGGTGGCGATGGACGCCGGGCGCGTACTCGCCACCGGTACGCCAGCCGAGTTGCTGGCGCGCACCGACAGCGAGTCGCTTGAGCAGGCTTTCATCCGCCTGCTGCCCGAGGCCAAACGCAGCCAGCATCGCGAACTGGTCATCCCTCCGCAGCCGCACAGTGACAGCATTGCCATCGAGGCTCACGGCCTGACCATGCGTTTCGGCGATTTCGTCGCAGTGGATCAGGTCAATTTCCGCATTGCCCGCGGCGAGATCTTTGGCTTCCTCGGCTCCAATGGCTGTGGCAAAACCACCACCATGAAGATGCTCACCGGCCTGCTGCCGGCCAGCGAGGGCGACGCCCTGCTGTTCGGCAAACCGGTGGACCCGCACGACATGCAGACCCGCCAGCGCGTCGGCTACATGTCCCAGGCCTTCTCGCTGTACAGCGAGCTGACCGTGCTGCAGAACCTCGAGCTGCATGCGCGACTGTTCCACCTGCCGGTGGAGCGGCGCGCCACGCGCATTCAGGAGATGCTCACCCGCTTCGACCTCACCGGCGATGCCGAAAGCCTGCCCAGCAGCCTGCCGCTGGGCGTGCGCCAGCGCCTGTCGCTGGCGGTGGCGGTGATCCACAACCCGGAAATCCTCATCCTCGACGAACCCACCTCGGGGGTCGATCCGGTAGCCCGCGACGGTTTCTGGGAGTTGCTGGTGCAGCTGTCCCGCGAAGACGGCGTGACCATCTTCATCTCCACCCACTTCATGAACGAGGCGCTGCGCTGCGATCGCATCTCGCTGATGCACGCCGGGCGGGTGCTCGACAGTGATACTCCGCAGGCCTTGATGGCCAAGCGCGGCCTGCCGACGCTGGAAGAGACCTTTATCGCCTACCTGGAGGAAGCCGCCGCCGCACATGCCGCCGAACAGCCAGCAGCGCCTCCTGCCGCGACACGCAACCCGATCCAACCGGCCGGCAACAATGGCCGTCAGGCCCGCTTCAGCCTGCGCCGCCTGCTCAGCTACACCCGTCGCGAGGCCATGGAGCTGCGCCGCGACCCGATCCGCGCCACGCTGGCGATGCTCGGCAGCGTGCTGCTGATGTTCATCATGGGCTACGGCGTCAGCTTCGACGTGGAGAACCTGACCTATGCCGTGCTCGACCGCGACCAGACCACCACCAGCCAGCACTACCTGCTGAACATGGCCGGTTCGCGCTATTTCATCGAGAAGGCACCGTTGGCCAACCATGCCGAACTCGATCAACGCATGCGCAGCAACGACATCAGCCTGGCCGTGGAGATTCCGCCGAACTTCGGCCGCGATCTCAAACGGGGTGCGGTGCCTCAGGTGGCCTTCTGGATCGATGGCGCCATGCCGATGCGCGCCGACACCATCAAGGGCTACGTGCAGGGCATCCACCTGACGTATCTGCAGCAGCTGGCCCGCGAGGCAGGTGTCGATGGGCAGGTGTCGCCAGCCGACGTTGCCATCCGTTATCGCTACAACCCCGACGTGCAGAGCCTGCCGGCCATGGCGCCGGCGATGATCCCGCTACTGTTGATGATGATCCCGGCGATGCTCACCGCCCTGGGTGTGGTGCGCGAAAAGGAGCTGGGCTCGATCACCAACTTCTACGTCACGCCAACCACCCGCCTGGAATTTCTGCTCGGCAAGCAGCTGCCGTACATCGCGCTGGGCATGTTCAATTTCGCCACCCTGGCACTGCTGGCGGTGTTCGTCTTCGGCATCCCGATCAAGGGCAGCCTGTTCACCCTCTGCCTCGGCGCGCTGCTCTATGTGACCTGTGCCACCGGCCTGGGCCTGTTGATGTCGTCGATCCTGAACAGCCAGATCGCGGCGATCTTCGGCACCACCATCGTCACCCTGTTGCCGGCCATCCAGTTCTCCGGACTGATCCACCCGGTCTCGGCGATGGAGGGCGCCGGCGCCTTCATCGGCAAGCTCTACCCGACCAGTCACTTCCTGATCATCAGCCGCGGGGTGTTCTCCAAGGCGCTCGGGCTGGCCGAGCTGTATCCCTACTTCATCCCCATGCTGCTGGCCATCCCGCTGCTGACCCTGCTCAGCGTCGCCGGGCTGCGCAAGCAGGAGAAGTGACATGGGCTACCTGCAACGCAAACTCGGCAACATCTTCCAGCTCGGCCTCAAGGAGCTGCGCAGCCTCTACCGCGACCCGGCGATGCTGGTGCTGATCATCTATTCGTTCACCCTGGCCATCTACGAAGGTGCCACCGCCGTGCCTGAGGCACCGCACCGGGCGAGCATCGCGGTAGTCGACGAGGATCGCTCGCAAGCCTCGCTGCGCATCATCAACGCCTTCCAGCTGCCCTATTTCATCGAGCCGAAAGCGATCAGCCTGCAGGAAATGGACAGCGGCATGGACGACGGCCTCTACACCTTCACCCTGAACATTCCGCCGCGCTTCCAGCAGGACCTGCTCGCCGGCCGCCAGCCGACCATCCAGCTCAACGTCGATGCCACCCAGGTCAGCCAGGCGTTCACCGGCGCCGGGCATATCCAGCAGATCATCGCCAGCGAGACCGCCGAGTTCGTCCGCCGCTATCGCAGCAGCGATGCCTTGCCAGTCGAGGCGGTGGTGCGCACGGCCTTCAATCCCAACCTGAGCCGAGCCTGGTTCGGCGCGGTGAACGAGGTGATCAACCAGATCACCATGCTGGCGATCATCCTCACCGGCGCGGCGCTGATCCGCGAACGCGAGCACGGCACCATCGAACACCTACTGGTAATGCCGGTGACGCCATTCGAAATCATGGTCGGCAAGGTCTGGGCGATGGGCCTGGTGGTGCTGGCCGCAGCGGCGTTCGCCCTGCGCTTCGTGGTGGAAGGCTGGCTGGATATTCCGATTCAGGGTTCGCTGTGGCTGTTCGCCGGCGGCGCGGCGCTGCACCTGTTCGCCGCCACCTCGATGGGCATCTTCTTCGGCACGGTGGCGCGCTCCATGCCGCAACTGGGTCTCTTGGTGATCCTCACCCTGATCCCGCTGCAGATCCTCTCCGGCGGCGTGACGCCGCGTGAGAGCATGCCGGAGCTGGTGCAGAACATCATGCTGGTAGCGCCAACCACGCACTTCGTCGAGCTGGCCCAGGCGATCCTGTTCCGCAATGCCGGCGCGGCGATCGTCTGGCCGCAGCTACTGGCGCTGGTGGTGATCGGCGCGGTGTTCTTTCTTGGCGCACTGTCTCGCTTGCGGGTGTCGTTGCGCTAGGCCGATCTACCTGCCACAACGCGATTACGCCCCCTGTGCTTGGCCCGGAACAGGGCGCCGTCGGCCTCGCTGAGCACAGCGTCGAGGTTGCAGGTGGCGCAATTGCATGCAGCGACACCGAAGCTCGCGGTACAGCGTACTGTTCGATCACCCTCCGCCACCTGTACCGCCTCGATTACCGCGCGCAGC
Protein-coding regions in this window:
- a CDS encoding ABC transporter permease; this encodes MGYLQRKLGNIFQLGLKELRSLYRDPAMLVLIIYSFTLAIYEGATAVPEAPHRASIAVVDEDRSQASLRIINAFQLPYFIEPKAISLQEMDSGMDDGLYTFTLNIPPRFQQDLLAGRQPTIQLNVDATQVSQAFTGAGHIQQIIASETAEFVRRYRSSDALPVEAVVRTAFNPNLSRAWFGAVNEVINQITMLAIILTGAALIREREHGTIEHLLVMPVTPFEIMVGKVWAMGLVVLAAAAFALRFVVEGWLDIPIQGSLWLFAGGAALHLFAATSMGIFFGTVARSMPQLGLLVILTLIPLQILSGGVTPRESMPELVQNIMLVAPTTHFVELAQAILFRNAGAAIVWPQLLALVVIGAVFFLGALSRLRVSLR
- the rbbA gene encoding ribosome-associated ATPase/putative transporter RbbA translates to MSQSLAPVAQVEGVSLEYGKTRALDDLSLSLPARCMVGLIGPDGVGKSSLLALIAGARKLQQGHVQVLDGDMADAGHRRAVCPRIAYMPQGLGKNLYPTLTVFENLEFFGRLFGQDAEERHWRIAELTRSTGLGPFVDRPAGKLSGGMKQKLGLCCALIHDPDLLILDEPTTGVDPLSRAQFWELIERIRGERPQMSVLVATAYMDEAQRFDHLVAMDAGRVLATGTPAELLARTDSESLEQAFIRLLPEAKRSQHRELVIPPQPHSDSIAIEAHGLTMRFGDFVAVDQVNFRIARGEIFGFLGSNGCGKTTTMKMLTGLLPASEGDALLFGKPVDPHDMQTRQRVGYMSQAFSLYSELTVLQNLELHARLFHLPVERRATRIQEMLTRFDLTGDAESLPSSLPLGVRQRLSLAVAVIHNPEILILDEPTSGVDPVARDGFWELLVQLSREDGVTIFISTHFMNEALRCDRISLMHAGRVLDSDTPQALMAKRGLPTLEETFIAYLEEAAAAHAAEQPAAPPAATRNPIQPAGNNGRQARFSLRRLLSYTRREAMELRRDPIRATLAMLGSVLLMFIMGYGVSFDVENLTYAVLDRDQTTTSQHYLLNMAGSRYFIEKAPLANHAELDQRMRSNDISLAVEIPPNFGRDLKRGAVPQVAFWIDGAMPMRADTIKGYVQGIHLTYLQQLAREAGVDGQVSPADVAIRYRYNPDVQSLPAMAPAMIPLLLMMIPAMLTALGVVREKELGSITNFYVTPTTRLEFLLGKQLPYIALGMFNFATLALLAVFVFGIPIKGSLFTLCLGALLYVTCATGLGLLMSSILNSQIAAIFGTTIVTLLPAIQFSGLIHPVSAMEGAGAFIGKLYPTSHFLIISRGVFSKALGLAELYPYFIPMLLAIPLLTLLSVAGLRKQEK